The following coding sequences are from one Anguilla anguilla isolate fAngAng1 chromosome 12, fAngAng1.pri, whole genome shotgun sequence window:
- the LOC118209674 gene encoding olfactory receptor 52E4-like — MVEFSSNSTDILTLQGFGLPPQGVYAAFLFATLSYLVILFCNLLMMATIIMNKSLHQPMYILLFNLPINDLIGSSALFLRLIKEILLDSRYIEASNCIAQAFFVHMYAVGSVLILTIMSYDRYIAICNPLRYSAVMTNSHVLKIIVIVWLVDLFLVGVLISLLLRLPRCRSLLTNPYCDNPSLLTLVCADATINNIYGLFITASMQVFAVGMILYTYLQILLACFKSKRSDTKSKALQTCATHLTVFLILECLGLFTIISYRIKQLSPHLRRMIGVSTLIFPPTLNPIIYGLKTKEIRQRMMYLLCRRVYPS; from the coding sequence ATGGTTGAATTTTCTTCAAACTCAACAGACATTCTGACCCTGCAAGGCTTTGGCCTACCTCCTCAAGGGGTGTACGCTGCATTTCTTTTTGCCACACTGAGTTACCTTGTAATTCTCTTCTGTAACCTTTTAATGATGGCCACCATTATCATGAATAAGAGCCTCCACCAGCCCATGTACATCCTGCTCTTTAACCTGCCCATCAATGACCTCATCGGCTCCTCAGCCCTCTTCCTGCGGCTCATCAAAGAGATCCTGCTGGACTCCAGGTACATCGAGGCCTCCAACTGCATTGCTCAGGCGTTCTTCGTCCACATGTACGCGGTGGGCTCAGTTTTGATCCTCACCATCATGTCGTACGACAGGTACATCGCCATATGCAACCCGCTGCGCTACAGCGCCGTCATGACAAACTCGCACGTCCTGAAAATAATCGTGATAGTGTGGCTGGTGGACCTCTTTTTGGTAGGCGTGCTCATCTCCCTCCTGCTCAGGTTGCCTCGATGCAGGTCTCTCCTGACGAACCCTTACTGCGACAACCCGTCTCTGCTCACGCTGGTCTGCGCAGACGCCACCATCAACAACATTTACGGACTGTTCATCACCGCCAGCATGCAAGTGTTCGCCGTGGGTATGATTCTCTACACCTACCTGCAGATTTTGCTTGCGTGCTTTAAAAGCAAACGCTCTGACACAAAGAGCAAAGCTCTGCAGACCTGTGCAACTCATTTAACCGTCTTTCTGATTTTGGAGTGTTTAGGACTTTTCACAATTATCTCATATCGCATAAAGCAGCTCTCTCCTCATTTAAGGAGGATGATCGGAGTTTCCACCTTGATATTTCCCCCTACTCTCAACCCAATAATATACGGCCTTAAAACCAAAGAAATCCGACAGAGAATGATGTACTTATTGTGCCGAAGGGTGTATCcatcttaa
- the LOC118209679 gene encoding olfactory receptor 51I2-like, translating into MVEISSNSTDILTLQGFDLSPQGVYAAFIFGMLSYLLIIFCNVFLMATIIMNKSLHQPMYFLLFNLPISDLIGSSAVFLQLIKEILLDSRYIEASNCIAQAFFVHIYWVTGALILSAMAYDRYIAICNPLKYSTIMTNSHIAKIIASVWLVALLLIGVLFGLLLRLPRCRSLISQTYCDNPSLLALVCADTTINNIYGLFITAGLQVFFLGKAQWN; encoded by the exons ATGGTTGAAATTTCTTCAAATTCAACAGACATTCTGACACTGCAAGGCTTTGACCTATCTCCTCAAGGGGTGtatgctgcatttattttcgGCATGCTGAGTTACCTTTTAATTATCTTCTGTAACGTTTTCCTGATGGCCACCATTATCATGAATAAGAGCCTCCACCAGCCTATGTACTTCTTGCTCTTTAACCTGCCCATCAGTGACCTCATTGGCTCCTCAGCCGTCTTCCTGCAACTCATCAAAGAGATCCTGCTGGACTCCAGGTACATCGAGGCCTCCAACTGCATCGCTCAGGCGTTTTTCGTCCACATTTACTGGGTTACCGGTGCCTTAATCCTCTCTGCCATGGCTTACGACAGGTACATCGCCATATGCAACCCACTGAAGTACAGCACCATAATGACCAACAGCCACATCGCGAAAATAATCGCATCGGTGTGGCTCGTGGCCCTGCTCTTGATTGGCGTGCTGTTCGGCCTCCTACTACGGCTGCCTCGGTGCAGATCTTTAATATCGCAAACTTACTGTGACAATCCCTCTCTGCTTGCACTAGTCTGTGCAGACACCACCATCAACAACATTTACGGACTGTTCATCACAGCCGGCTTGCAAGTGTTTTTTCTGG gaaaggCCCAGTGGAATTAA
- the LOC118209684 gene encoding olfactory receptor 52N5-like, with the protein MVEFSSNSTDILTLQGFDLPPQGVYAAFIFATLSYLLIIFCNLLMMATIIMNKSLHQPMYFLLFNLPINDLIGSSALFLQLIKEILLDSRYIEASNCIAQAFFVHIYWVTGALILSAMAYDRYIAICNPLKYSTIMTNSHIAKIIASVWLVALLLIGVLFGLLLRLPRCRSLISQTYCDNPSLLALVCADTTINNIYGLFITAGIQVFFLGMILYTYLQILLACFKNKRSDTKSKALQTCTTHLTVFIILECLGLFTIISYRIKQLSPHLRRMIGVSTLIFPPTLNPIIYGLKTKEIRQKINMAFRKTVYP; encoded by the coding sequence ATGGTTGAATTTTCTTCAAACTCAACAGACATTCTGACACTGCAAGGCTTTGACCTACCTCCTCAAGGGGTGtatgctgcatttatttttgccacACTGAGTTACCTTTTAATTATCTTCTGTAACCTTTTAATGATGGCCACCATTATCATGAATAAGAGCCTCCACCAGCCTATGTACTTCTTGCTCTTTAACCTGCCCATCAATGACCTCATTGGCTCCTCAGCCCTCTTCCTGCAACTCATCAAAGAGATTCTGCTGGACTCCAGGTACATCGAGGCCTCCAACTGCATCGCTCAGGCGTTTTTCGTCCACATTTACTGGGTTACCGGTGCCTTAATCCTCTCTGCCATGGCTTACGACAGGTACATCGCCATATGCAACCCACTGAAATACAGCACCATAATGACCAACAGCCACATCGCGAAAATAATCGCATCGGTGTGGCTCGTGGCCCTGCTCTTGATTGGCGTGCTGTTCGGCCTCCTACTACGGCTGCCTCGGTGCAGATCTTTAATATCGCAAACTTACTGTGACAATCCCTCTCTGCTTGCACTAGTCTGTGCAGACACCACCATCAACAACATTTACGGACTGTTCATCACAGCCGGCATACAAGTGTTTTTTCTGGGAATGATTCTCTACACCTACCTTCAGATTTTGCTtgcatgctttaaaaacaaacggTCTGACACAAAGAGCAAAGCTTTGCAGACCTGTACAACTCATTTAACCGTCTTTATCATTTTGGAGTGTTTAGGACTTTTCACAATTATCTCATATCGCATAAAGCAGCTCTCTCCTCATTTAAGGAGGATGATCGGAGTTTCCACCTTGATATTTCCCCCTACACTCAACCCAATAATATATGGccttaaaacaaaggaaatccGACAAAAGATTAACATGGCATTCCGCAAAACAGTGTATCCttaa
- the LOC118209672 gene encoding olfactory receptor 52B2-like, whose product MDHFDMNSNISKATALLTMESLNLPPLGVYPAFALGTAVYCFILFCNSMLVITIALHGSLHKPMHVLLFNLPINDMVGASAFFPQFIASILAQRRSISYPACFVQGMLVHLYGVGSLLILTAMAYDRYVAICSPLRYNAIMTNGNLVKIIAAMWLADFLVIGALFALLTRFDICRTLIVDMYCNNPTLMKLICDDTYINNYYGLFLMVVTQGGSLLVITYTYVQILLTCLLNKQSDAKSKAIQTCATHLVVFLFLEFNAFFTIIAHRLNSVSPYLRKSFGVSVLIFPPLLNPLIYGLKTKEIREKIKFFNKQVSHF is encoded by the coding sequence ATGGACCACTTTGATATGAACTCCAACATCTCTAAGGCTACGGCACTCTTAACCATGGAATCTCTGAATTTACCCCCGCTGGGCGTCTACCCAGCCTTCGCCCTGGGAACAGCGGTGTACTGCTTCATCCTGTTCTGCAACAGCATGCTCGTCATCACCATAGCGCTGCACGGCAGTCTGCACAAACCCATGCACGTGCTGCTCTTCAACTTGCCCATAAACGACATGGTGGGGGCCTCCGCCTTCTTCCCTCAGTTCATCGCCAGCATTCTGGCCCAGAGGCGCTCCATCTCTTACCCAGCATGCTTCGTGCAGGGCATGCTCGTACACCTGTACGGCGTGGGATCCCTGCTGATACTGACCGCGATGGCGTACGACAGGTACGTCGCCATCTGCAGCCCGCTGAGGTACAACGCCATCATGACCAACGGCAACTTGGTGAAGATCATCGCCGCCATGTGGCTCGCGGACTTCCTTGTGATCGGCGCGCTCTTTGCTCTGCTCACCCGTTTTGACATCTGCAGGACGCTCATAGTGGACATGTACTGTAACAATCCCACATTAATGAAGCTCATCTGTGACGACACGTACATAAACAACTACTACGGGCTGTTCTTAATGGTTGTGACTCAGGGCGGGTCGCTGCTTGTGATCACGTACACGTACGTCCAAATCCTGCTCACCTGCTTGCTCAACAAGCAGTCTGACGCCAAGAGCAAAGCTATTCAGACGTGTGCCACACACTTAGTGGTCTTCCTGTTCTTGGAGTTCAACGCATTCTTTACTATAATCGCACATCGTTTGAACAGCGTCTCCCCATATTTGAGGAAGTCTTTCGGAGTCTCAGTATTaatctttcctcctctccttaaCCCCTTAATATATGGCCTCAAAACTAAAGAAATTCGAGAGAAGATTAAATTCTTCAACAAACAAGTGTCTCATTTTTAA
- the LOC118209668 gene encoding olfactory receptor 52K2-like, protein MRNRTIDVLDAVFTLGSFDMPPESKHVAIFIGILIYSSALLCNLVLLVVIAANRSLHEPMYLLLFNLSVNDLIGISGIVPRVVSDLLFEDRRIAFPACVIQALCIHIYGGATLLLLSVMAFDRYVAICYPLRYHSIMTKSAVKKLIALSWIVDFLLVGVLFGLTLRFPFCKTVIAGIYCDNVSLLRLTCATDTTVNNVYGLFITAVFHGIGLFSVVFSYAWILFTCFKNKDRDSKAKALHTCATHLLVFLIYEFSGIIIVLVYRFPESPPNLQKFMGMSFVIFPPSLNPIIYGVKTKEIRRKLREVFARTTVGIMGNSAAGV, encoded by the coding sequence ATGAGGAACAGAACGATAGATGTCCTGGATGCAGTTTTCACCCTGGGCAGTTTTGACATGCCCCCTGAAAGCAAACACGTGGCCATCTTCATCGGCATCTTGATCTACTCCTCCGCACTCCTGTGCAACCTGGTCCTGCTCGTCGTCATCGCCGCCAACAGGAGCCTGCACGAGCCCATGTACCTGCTCCTCTTCAACCTGTCCGTCAACGACCTGATAGGCATCAGTGGCATCGTTCCCAGAGTCGTGTCAGACCTGCTGTTCGAGGACAGACGCATAGCCTTCCCCGCGTGCGTGATTCAGGCTCTCTGCATACACATCTACGGCGGCGCCACGCTCCTCCTGCTGTCCGTCATGGCTTTCGATCGGTACGTCGCCATCTGCTACCCTCTGAGGTACCACAGCATCATGACGAAGAGTGCCGTCAAAAAGCTCATCGCACTCTCTTGGATTGTCGATTTCCTACTGGTGGGAGTCCTGTTCGGCCTGACGCTGCGTTTCCCCTTCTGCAAAACGGTCATCGCGGGCATCTACTGCGACAACGTCTCCCTCCTCAGGCTCACCTGCGCAACGGACACCACGGTGAACAACGTCTACGGTCTGTTCATCACAGCGGTCTTCCACGGAATAGGCCTGTTCTCCGTGGTGTTTTCCTACGCTTGGATTCTCTTTACGTGCTTCAAAAACAAGGACAGGGACTCGAAGGCCAAGGCCCTGCACACCTGCGCCACTCACCTGCTCGTCTTTCTCATCTACGAGTTCTCGGGCATCATCATTGTGCTTGTCTATCGGTTTCCCGAGAGTCCACCCAACCTGCAGAAATTCATGGGCATGTCCTTCGTTATATTCCCGCCGAGTCTGAACCCCATTATCTACGGCGTGAAAACCAAAGAGATAAGAAGAAAACTGAGAGAGGTCTTTGCCCGCACGACAGTTGGCATCATGGGAAACTCTGCTGCAGGGGTATAG
- the LOC118209678 gene encoding olfactory receptor 1509-like, with translation MVEFSSNSTDFLRLQGFGLPPQGVYATFLFATLSYLLILFCNLFLMATIIMNKSLHQPMYILLFNLPINDLIGSSALFLQLIKEILLDSRYIEASNCIAQAFFIHVYAVGSLLIISAMAYDRKGPLELMGSNKQTGSFQVQLPL, from the exons ATGGTTGAATTTTCTTCAAACTCAACAGACTTTCTGAGACTGCAAGGCTTTGGCCTACCTCCTCAAGGGGTGTATGCTACATTTCTTTTTGCCACACTGAGTTACCTTTTAATTCTCTTCTGTAACCTTTTCCTGATGGCCACCATTATTATGAATAAGAGCCTCCACCAGCCCATGTACATCCTGCTCTTTAACCTGCCCATCAATGACCTCATTGGCTCCTCAGCCCTCTTCCTGCAGCTCATCAAAGAGATCCTGCTGGACTCCAGGTACATTGAGGCATCCAACTGCATCGCTCAGGCGTTTTTCATCCACGTTTACGCTGTTGGCAGCCTGCTAATCATCTCTGCCATGGCTTACGACAG gaaaggCCCATTGGAATTAATGGGAAGCAACAAGCAAACAGGAAGCTTTCAGGTTCAGCttccactgtaa